A stretch of the Nitratireductor thuwali genome encodes the following:
- a CDS encoding PTS galactitol transporter subunit IIC — protein MDAFLSGLKAAVDTLGATVLLPIVIFVIAVVLGARVGKAFRAAVTIGVAFIGINLVLGLMLGSIGDVAQAIVTNTGIQRDIVDVGWPSAAAIAFGSSVGLWVIPIGIAVNIVLLLTRLTRTLNVDVWNFWHFAFIGSLAVAATGSLVYGLAIAALMAALALLFADWSARAVQKFYGIPGVSVPHLASAQILPIAIVVNWAIERIPGLNKVEISTETIERRFGVFGEPVVLGLIIGLVLGAIAYYNAGDFGTVLSKVLQTGMTLAAVMLLLPRMVKILMEGLLPVSEAAQEFVRKRTGDRELLVGLDSAILIGHPAAISSSLILVPIAIVLSIILPGNRVILFADLAVIPFIVAMTAPLLRGNVFRMVIVGTVTLVLGFYVANALAPLFTDAAVASGFEMPENAVQITSVVDGFLWISYAVIAAIRSFGAAGLALLALLIAGSFWFYRRNMAAWERAAGAEDGDGEVPVPAATKAPA, from the coding sequence ATGGATGCGTTTCTAAGCGGCCTCAAGGCGGCCGTCGACACTTTGGGCGCCACGGTTTTGCTGCCCATCGTCATTTTCGTCATCGCCGTCGTTCTCGGCGCCCGTGTGGGCAAGGCGTTCCGCGCCGCCGTCACCATCGGCGTCGCCTTCATCGGCATCAATCTGGTGCTGGGCCTGATGCTGGGCTCCATCGGCGATGTGGCCCAGGCCATCGTCACCAATACCGGGATTCAGCGCGACATCGTGGATGTCGGCTGGCCGTCGGCGGCGGCCATTGCCTTCGGCTCGTCGGTCGGGCTATGGGTGATTCCCATCGGCATCGCCGTCAACATCGTCCTGCTTCTGACCCGGCTGACCCGGACGCTGAATGTGGATGTGTGGAATTTCTGGCATTTTGCCTTCATCGGCTCGCTTGCCGTGGCGGCTACCGGCAGCCTGGTCTACGGGCTTGCGATCGCCGCGCTGATGGCGGCGCTGGCGCTGCTGTTTGCCGACTGGTCGGCGCGCGCGGTGCAGAAGTTCTACGGCATTCCGGGCGTCTCCGTCCCGCATCTGGCATCCGCGCAGATCCTGCCCATCGCCATCGTGGTCAATTGGGCGATCGAGCGCATCCCAGGCCTCAACAAGGTCGAGATCAGCACCGAGACCATCGAGCGCCGCTTCGGCGTTTTCGGCGAGCCGGTCGTCCTCGGCCTGATCATCGGCCTCGTGCTCGGCGCGATCGCATATTACAATGCGGGCGACTTCGGCACGGTCCTGTCGAAGGTGCTGCAGACCGGCATGACGCTGGCCGCCGTGATGCTGCTTCTGCCGCGCATGGTCAAGATCCTCATGGAGGGCCTGCTGCCCGTTTCGGAGGCAGCCCAGGAATTTGTGCGCAAGCGGACGGGCGACCGCGAACTGCTTGTCGGGCTCGATTCGGCCATCCTGATCGGGCACCCGGCGGCAATATCGTCGTCGCTCATCCTGGTTCCGATCGCCATCGTCCTGTCGATCATCCTGCCCGGCAACCGGGTCATCCTGTTTGCCGATCTGGCGGTGATTCCCTTCATCGTCGCCATGACGGCGCCGCTCCTGCGGGGCAACGTCTTCCGCATGGTGATCGTCGGCACCGTCACGCTGGTGCTTGGCTTCTATGTCGCCAACGCGCTGGCGCCCCTCTTCACGGACGCTGCGGTCGCATCGGGCTTCGAGATGCCTGAAAACGCGGTCCAGATCACCTCGGTGGTCGACGGCTTCCTGTGGATCTCCTACGCCGTCATCGCCGCCATCCGCAGCTTCGGCGCCGCCGGGCTGGCGCTGCTGGCCCTGCTGATCGCCGGCAGCTTCTGGTTCTACCGCCGCAACATGGCGGCGTGGGAACGGGCGGCCGGTGCCGAGGACGGCGACGGCGAGGTTCCCGTGCCCGCCGCCACGAAGGCCCCCGCATGA
- a CDS encoding PTS sugar transporter subunit IIB — MSIRKRVLFSCGTGIATSTVVSNAVVEAMKERGIEIDARQCKATEVRSELSGIDLVVSTTQLPDDLGVPHITTLAFLTGMGKAEALDRIETELRR; from the coding sequence ATGAGCATCAGGAAGCGCGTCCTGTTTTCCTGCGGAACGGGCATCGCCACTTCGACGGTCGTATCCAACGCCGTGGTCGAAGCGATGAAAGAGCGCGGGATCGAGATCGATGCTCGCCAGTGCAAGGCGACGGAGGTCCGCTCCGAGCTGAGCGGGATCGACCTCGTCGTCTCCACCACGCAGCTTCCCGACGATCTGGGCGTGCCCCACATCACCACCCTCGCCTTCCTGACGGGCATGGGAAAGGCCGAAGCGCTGGACAGGATCGAAACCGAACTGCGCCGCTGA
- a CDS encoding PTS sugar transporter subunit IIA, whose product MSASLVQELDPEAILLGVEANDREEVIRLLAGRLERLGYVKPSFAEAVVERERKLPTGLPLGRQVNVAVPHTDPVHVLKPGVALATLAAPVDFANMEDAGEAVPVGVVFMLALNHKDRQIEMLQAVMAAIQAPETVERLIAAGSVAEIRGLLGTRSGTRSETMGESQ is encoded by the coding sequence ATGAGCGCGAGCCTCGTCCAAGAGCTCGACCCCGAGGCCATATTGCTCGGGGTCGAGGCCAATGACCGGGAGGAGGTGATCCGTCTCCTGGCCGGCAGGCTGGAAAGGCTCGGCTATGTCAAGCCGAGCTTTGCCGAGGCGGTGGTCGAGCGGGAACGGAAGCTGCCGACCGGACTGCCGCTCGGCCGGCAGGTCAATGTCGCCGTGCCTCACACGGATCCGGTGCACGTGCTCAAGCCGGGCGTGGCGCTGGCGACCCTTGCGGCGCCGGTCGATTTCGCCAATATGGAGGATGCCGGAGAGGCCGTGCCAGTCGGCGTCGTCTTCATGCTGGCGCTCAATCACAAGGATCGGCAGATCGAAATGCTGCAAGCCGTCATGGCGGCCATCCAGGCCCCAGAAACGGTCGAGCGGCTGATTGCGGCGGGATCGGTCGCCGAAATCCGCGGTCTGCTCGGCACGCGATCGGGCACACGGTCCGAGACAATGGGAGAAAGCCAATGA
- a CDS encoding transcriptional regulator, which translates to MNDDEERPVTIITGRVWREAGAESEGVHVMLVAPDDDTAVRMALEALAQEGYAEAELDQIGDMEGAPEEEPHLSAWQGATEGEIAIVTFEEPA; encoded by the coding sequence ATGAATGACGATGAAGAACGCCCCGTCACCATCATAACCGGGCGCGTGTGGCGCGAAGCCGGCGCCGAAAGCGAGGGGGTGCACGTGATGCTCGTCGCCCCCGATGACGACACCGCTGTGCGCATGGCGCTGGAGGCGCTCGCCCAGGAAGGCTACGCCGAAGCCGAACTCGACCAGATCGGCGACATGGAAGGCGCGCCCGAGGAGGAGCCGCACCTGTCGGCCTGGCAGGGCGCCACCGAGGGCGAGATTGCCATCGTCACCTTCGAGGAGCCCGCCTGA
- the rpoC gene encoding DNA-directed RNA polymerase subunit beta' yields the protein MNQEVMNLFNPQAPAQTFDSIRISLASPEKILSWSFGEIKKPETINYRTFKPERDGLFCARIFGPIKDYECLCGKYKRMKYKGVICEKCGVEVTLSRVRRDRMGHIELAAPVAHIWFLKSLPSRIGTLLDMTLKDIERVLYFENYIVTEPGLTALKENQLLSEEEYMMAVDEYGEDSFTAMIGAEAIHHLLEIMDLDKIAGDLRSELASTTSELKQKKLLKRLKVVENFIDSGNRPEWMIMKIVPVIPPDLRPLVPLDGGRFATSDLNDLYRRVINRNNRLKRLIELRAPGIIIRNEKRMLQEAVDALFDNGRRGRVITGANKRPLKSLSDMLKGKQGRFRQNLLGKRVDYSGRSVIVTGPELKLHQCGLPKKMALELFKPFIYARLDAKGYSSTVKQAKKLVEKEKPEVWDILDEVIREHPVLLNRAPTLHRLGIQAFEPVLIEGKAIQLHPLVCTAFNADFDGDQMAVHVPLSIEAQLEARVLMMSTNNILHPASGAPIIVPSQDMVLGLYYLSIMNQNEPGEGMVFADMGELHHALENKVVTLHTKIRGRFKTVDAEGKPVSQIHETTPGRMIIGELLPKNVNVPFDICNQEMTKKNISKMIDTVYRHCGQKETVIFCDRVMQLGFSHACRAGISFGKDDMLIPDAKIKLVAETEALAKEYEQQYNDGLITQGEKYNKVVDAWAKCSEKVADEMMKRIKAIEFDENGRQKPMNSVYMMSHSGARGSPAQMRQLSGMRGLMARPDGSIIETPIISNFKEGLTVMEYFNSTHGARKGLADTALKTANSGYLTRRLVDVAQDCIVVTPDCGTDKGLTMQPIVDAGQVVASIGQRVLGRTSLDDVVNPATDEVIVKAGTLIDERDVEAIEKAGIQTVRIRSALTCEMRSGVCAVCYGRDLARGTPVNIGEAVGVIAAQSIGEPGTQLTMRTFHMGGTAQVVDQSFLEASFEGTVKIRNRNVVRNSDGHLVVMGRNMAVLIHDESGAERASHRVAYGSRIFVDEGDKVKRGQRIAEWDPYTRPMLTEVEGTVAFEDLVDGVSVQETTDESTGITKREVIDWRSTPRGSDLKPALTILDSKGKVAKLARGGDARFLLSVETVLSVEPGAKVAPGDVVARIPTESARTKDITGGLPRVAELFEARRPKDHAIIAEIDGTVRFGRDYKNKRRIIIEPHDATLEPVEYLIPKGKPFHLQDGDVIEKGDYILDGNPAPHDILAIKGVEALASYLVNEIQEVYRLQGVLINDKHIEVIVRQMLQKVEITAQGDSTYIPGDHVDQIEFDEINDRLVEEGKKPAEGQPVLLGITKASLQTPSFISAASFQETTRVLTEAAVAGKIDSLQGLKENVIVGRLIPAGTGGAMSQIRRIARSRDDLILDERRKESGAQMADPVLADMSETSGPAE from the coding sequence ACTATGAGTGCCTGTGCGGCAAATACAAGCGCATGAAGTACAAGGGCGTCATCTGCGAGAAGTGCGGCGTCGAGGTCACGCTGAGCCGCGTTCGCCGCGACCGTATGGGCCATATCGAACTGGCCGCGCCCGTCGCCCATATCTGGTTCCTGAAGTCGCTGCCCAGCCGCATCGGCACCCTGCTCGACATGACGCTCAAGGATATCGAGCGCGTTCTCTACTTCGAGAACTACATCGTGACCGAGCCCGGCCTGACGGCGCTCAAGGAAAACCAGCTCCTCTCCGAAGAGGAGTACATGATGGCCGTCGACGAGTATGGCGAGGATTCCTTCACCGCCATGATCGGCGCGGAGGCCATTCACCATCTGCTCGAGATCATGGACCTCGACAAGATCGCGGGCGACCTGCGCTCCGAGCTTGCCTCGACGACTTCCGAACTGAAGCAGAAGAAGCTCTTGAAGCGGCTGAAGGTGGTCGAGAACTTCATCGATTCGGGCAACCGCCCGGAATGGATGATCATGAAGATCGTCCCGGTCATCCCGCCGGACCTGCGCCCGCTCGTGCCGCTCGACGGCGGCCGCTTCGCGACGTCGGATTTGAACGACCTTTACCGCCGCGTGATCAACCGCAACAACCGCTTGAAGCGGCTGATCGAGCTGCGCGCGCCGGGCATCATCATCCGCAACGAGAAGCGCATGCTTCAGGAAGCAGTCGATGCGCTGTTCGACAACGGCCGCCGCGGCCGCGTCATCACCGGCGCCAACAAGCGCCCGCTGAAGTCGCTGTCCGACATGCTGAAGGGCAAGCAGGGCCGTTTCCGGCAGAACCTGCTCGGCAAGCGCGTCGACTATTCGGGCCGTTCCGTCATCGTGACGGGTCCCGAACTGAAGCTGCACCAGTGCGGCTTGCCCAAGAAGATGGCGCTCGAGCTCTTCAAGCCCTTCATCTATGCCCGCCTCGACGCCAAGGGTTACTCCTCGACCGTCAAGCAGGCCAAGAAGCTAGTCGAGAAGGAAAAGCCGGAGGTCTGGGATATCCTCGACGAGGTCATCCGCGAGCATCCGGTTCTTCTGAACCGCGCGCCGACGCTGCACCGCCTGGGCATCCAGGCTTTCGAGCCCGTGCTGATCGAAGGCAAGGCGATCCAGCTTCACCCGCTGGTCTGCACCGCCTTCAACGCCGATTTCGACGGCGACCAGATGGCCGTGCACGTGCCGCTGTCGATCGAGGCGCAGCTTGAAGCCCGCGTCCTGATGATGTCGACCAACAACATCCTGCACCCGGCTTCCGGCGCACCGATCATCGTGCCGTCGCAGGACATGGTCCTGGGTCTCTACTACCTGTCGATCATGAACCAGAACGAGCCGGGCGAGGGCATGGTTTTCGCGGACATGGGCGAGTTGCACCATGCGCTGGAAAACAAGGTCGTCACGCTGCACACGAAGATCAGGGGACGCTTCAAGACGGTCGATGCCGAGGGCAAGCCGGTCTCGCAGATCCACGAGACGACGCCTGGCCGCATGATCATCGGCGAACTGCTGCCGAAGAACGTGAATGTGCCGTTCGACATCTGCAATCAGGAGATGACCAAGAAGAACATCTCCAAGATGATCGACACCGTCTACCGCCATTGCGGTCAGAAGGAGACGGTCATTTTCTGCGACCGCGTCATGCAGCTCGGCTTCAGCCATGCCTGCCGGGCCGGCATCTCGTTCGGCAAGGACGACATGCTGATCCCCGACGCCAAGATCAAGCTGGTTGCCGAGACCGAGGCGCTCGCCAAGGAATACGAGCAGCAGTACAATGACGGCCTGATCACCCAGGGCGAAAAGTACAACAAGGTCGTCGACGCCTGGGCCAAGTGCTCCGAGAAGGTCGCCGACGAGATGATGAAGCGCATCAAGGCGATCGAATTCGACGAGAACGGCCGTCAGAAGCCGATGAACTCGGTCTACATGATGTCGCATTCGGGCGCGCGTGGTTCGCCCGCCCAGATGCGCCAGCTCTCCGGCATGCGCGGCCTGATGGCCCGCCCCGACGGCTCCATCATCGAGACGCCGATCATCTCGAACTTCAAGGAAGGCCTGACCGTGATGGAGTACTTCAACTCCACCCACGGCGCCCGCAAGGGACTGGCCGACACCGCCTTGAAGACCGCGAACTCGGGCTATCTTACGCGCCGTCTCGTCGACGTCGCGCAGGATTGCATCGTGGTCACGCCGGATTGCGGCACCGACAAGGGCCTGACGATGCAGCCCATCGTCGACGCCGGCCAGGTGGTCGCATCCATCGGCCAGCGCGTGCTGGGCCGCACGTCCCTGGACGACGTGGTCAACCCGGCCACCGACGAGGTCATCGTCAAGGCCGGCACGCTGATCGACGAGCGTGACGTGGAGGCTATCGAGAAGGCCGGCATCCAGACGGTGCGCATCCGTTCGGCGCTGACCTGCGAGATGCGCAGCGGCGTCTGCGCGGTCTGCTACGGCCGCGACCTGGCACGCGGCACGCCGGTCAATATCGGCGAGGCCGTGGGCGTCATCGCGGCCCAGTCGATCGGCGAGCCGGGCACCCAGCTCACCATGCGCACCTTCCACATGGGCGGTACGGCGCAGGTGGTCGACCAGTCGTTCCTGGAAGCCTCCTTCGAGGGCACGGTCAAGATCCGCAACCGCAACGTGGTGCGCAACTCGGACGGCCATCTGGTCGTCATGGGGCGCAACATGGCGGTGCTGATCCACGACGAGAGCGGCGCCGAGCGCGCTTCGCACCGCGTGGCCTATGGTTCGCGCATCTTCGTGGACGAGGGCGACAAGGTGAAGCGCGGCCAGCGCATCGCCGAGTGGGATCCGTATACCCGCCCGATGCTGACCGAGGTGGAAGGCACGGTCGCCTTCGAAGATCTGGTCGACGGCGTCTCCGTGCAGGAGACGACGGACGAATCCACCGGCATCACCAAGCGCGAAGTCATCGACTGGCGCTCGACGCCGCGCGGTTCGGACTTGAAGCCGGCGCTCACCATCCTCGATTCCAAGGGCAAGGTCGCAAAGCTCGCCCGCGGCGGCGATGCACGCTTCCTGCTTTCGGTGGAGACGGTTCTGTCGGTGGAGCCCGGCGCCAAGGTGGCGCCCGGCGACGTCGTGGCCCGTATCCCGACCGAGAGCGCGCGCACCAAGGACATCACCGGCGGTCTGCCGCGGGTGGCCGAACTCTTCGAGGCACGCCGTCCGAAGGACCACGCCATCATCGCCGAGATCGACGGCACGGTGCGCTTCGGCCGCGACTACAAGAACAAGCGCCGCATCATCATCGAGCCGCATGATGCGACGCTGGAGCCGGTCGAGTATCTCATCCCGAAGGGCAAGCCGTTCCATCTCCAGGACGGCGACGTCATCGAGAAGGGCGACTACATCCTGGACGGCAACCCGGCACCGCACGACATCCTGGCGATCAAGGGCGTGGAAGCGCTTGCTTCCTACCTCGTCAACGAGATCCAGGAGGTCTACCGGCTGCAGGGCGTGTTGATCAACGACAAGCACATCGAAGTGATCGTTCGCCAGATGCTGCAGAAGGTCGAGATCACCGCCCAGGGCGATTCGACCTATATCCCGGGCGATCACGTCGATCAGATCGAGTTCGACGAGATCAACGACCGCCTGGTGGAAGAGGGCAAGAAGCCGGCCGAAGGCCAGCCGGTGCTGCTCGGCATCACCAAGGCTTCGCTGCAGACGCCGTCCTTCATCTCCGCCGCCTCCTTCCAGGAGACGACGCGGGTGCTGACGGAGGCCGCCGTGGCGGGCAAGATCGACTCGCTCCAGGGTCTCAAGGAGAACGTCATCGTCGGCCGTCTGATCCCGGCCGGTACAGGTGGCGCGATGAGCCAGATCCGGCGCATCGCCCGCTCGCGCGACGACCTGATCCTCGACGAACGCCGCAAGGAGTCGGGCGCCCAGATGGCCGATCCGGTGCTGGCCGACATGTCGGAGACTTCGGGACCGGCCGAGTAA